The genomic DNA ATGTTCCTCAGCAGGCCAGTGGGGAACAAGCCTGGAGGCGTGCACAAGTAATGAGATGAATGTCCAGTCGACTGTCTcggctcccctcttcctctgtaATTACCTATGCTGTGGCAGCCTCATCATTTGTatatgttagtgtgtgtgtctgtgctcccAAGCAGTCAGTGCTGTGCGTGAAGAACAACCTTTATGTCAGCCTGCAGGTCCAGGGCCTATAGCTATTTCCAAGATTGAAGCTtagaaaatgagacattttccaGGCCTGTTGATCAGAATGTACTTTACCGGACTGACATTTATCCCACTATTGGGCCTTTCTGACCACAAATAGTCCCAAGATCTCAGGAGCTTCAGGGACTGTAGTCAAGAACTCAAAAACGTATTAAGAACCTGGAAGTCCCTGTAGTGTATTCATATTGGTGTTTCCACTACAACTGAAGAGCTGTGGAAAAAGAATGGATTACAAAGCTTTGTTTGAACAGCAGTTTTTCAATACGACAAGACAACAATATAGTCACTGTATTGTCTTTGTAATTTACTGGAAATGATACATGCAGAGATAGAAAGACAGACTGAAGGCAGCTCAAGGAAAGTCCCCAAATGATGCTGGTTATTTTTGTGGTTTAGTTCGTAACCGTGGTCAACCTTTCAGCAAagtttcctttgtctttgttgcTCCCCTTTTCActtcccctctctttccatctcacTCTGTTTGTAGATGGGaagttggttggttggttggggGTGATTTAAATGTCATTAACAATGAAAGAATTCTGTTCATTTGTCCTTATACCTGATACCAGTGACACAGTGCAACATCCAGTGCTGCTAACTCCACGCTGATGGTGCCAGGCCATTGCAAAGTCCCACCCCAGCAGCAAAGACTCTTTGAGAGCTGGAACTGTAACCCTAGAGCCAAAGCAAGAACTTGGATCCTGTGGTTGAAAGTTCCTCTTCAAAGTTCTCTGGAAAGTTCCTGAGGTGGAATGATCCGTTGGTGGAGTGAACTTTCTTACAAAAGTCCCCATTGCGTTTTCTTCACAACTCTTATTTCCTCACCGTGAGATCATTCAGGAACATTGAACTGGTCAGacattctgttttgttctcagtTTCTGGTGCTGAATAGAGTGCATCTTTCATCTGACTcttggaaaaaatgtaagtcTCCGTTCAGAGATAATCTGTCAAAACACGTCACcatcaaaaacagtttcatctcTATCATGTTATCTAGGCCGGCATTTAGGCAAGATTTGACACTCAGCAAAGTCCAAATGTCTCAGGAATAATGTAGATGTGTAGTATTAAAAATGTGCCTGCTGTCATTTAACTGAAATTAACTGAGATTTGGATGAGAACATTTTTGAATTGAAATGGCTTTCCTTCGTCAAAAGTCAAAAAATACACCTCCACCATCTCCGAAACTGTCTTATTGACATGTCATTAATTTTTTAGGTGGTAAGTGAGTCATCTGTGTATTTGAGAGTCAGCTGGATTTTATTTAGAgttacaaaaatacagaaacataaagTAGAAATGAACATCACCTCTGAGAAAGCTCGACGAAGGGTTTACCCCtgtgtccagtctttgtgcCAAGTTAATGCTAAGCTCAGCCATAGATATTGATGttgtaaacacagagagatgaCATTGTGATCTCTCCCAGCTAATTCTTGGCAAAGAGAACAAATAAGAGCATTATCCAAAATGAGTTCTCTCTAAAACAAACTGTTAGACTATATATGGCCTGCAGTGCAACATAGCATGGAGACGCAGACAAAGGAAAACGGACTTAAACAGTAAATGACACCAGTATTCTCTGTTAAACTTATTCCAAGTCACTGTATAACAGAACAATGGCTGAAAGCTCGAAATGCAAATGTAACTGCAGGAGAGCAGACTGAATCTGCATTAGCAACACCCCCCATGCTAATTGCTGTGTTCGTGAATGAAAGactgaggaggtgaaacagtgaaaaggaGGGATGCCACAGATCTTAATGCTCTCAACAGACATCCAGAGAATGCACAGGACAACCCATTAGCACCTCACTGCCTCCTCAGGAGCTGTTTCCTCTGAATGCTTCCCTCTTGTTATTCAAAATTGGGATGAATTTCAGGTCTCTGGGGACGTGTTCACACTTAACAGATAAAATGCATCTTGGGTGATACGATCTTTTGCAGACAACTATGAATACAGGTGTGACTGTTCAGGTGTGCACGATCTGTGGTTGTCAGGGACTATTTTACTTcacagtttgtcttttgttcaCAAGGTGCAATGTTCATTTTTTCTGTGACGGTTCTCTGGAAAATAGCATTTCTATAAGGAAGGCACGTTTCAAAAGTCATTCTGATGCCATGTGTTAATTACAGTCTGTTTCAGAGAGACCTAAGTACATTCTGGATATAACTGCAAAAGAGAATTAGGTTGAAACAGGGCTCATTGTAAATGAATTTGGATTATGACTCTTAATACTTTTGAATAATTCCTTATCTGTAGATGAACATAAACTGCCCAAACAAACTGatttatgtttcattctttAATATCTGACAGCATCAGTAAATTTTCCTTTCGCATCATCCTCCATCATGAATCTAGAGATGGTATATGTACTGCATTATGCTGATACTCCAACTTATGCTGTTGGAGAAATAACTAAGTGGAAAGGAAACCTCACATAAAATGATCATACCACAGCTTTGTCAAGGGTTACACAATACTGACAAAACTCATGGGGCTcttgtttaaataaatattgttcaATGCACAGTATATGAATAATATATGAATATGCTCAATATTAAAAAGGAATGAATAACTGATGTTAAACTCACTGTCCTTCTTAGAAACAATAATATACAACTTTAATGATCCCAGAGACATAGAAAATGATAGGGTCTGTACAGATAAAACATAGGGTAATTGGGAACACTGCACATTGGGACAATGTATAATTTAAGAATCTGTAGTACATTTTCAATACAACATGTGAATATGTTTTATGGGGAAGATATTGCTTACATCATTATTTGTGTATGCGAAACACTATTCGCAGGGTTTGTAGAGACACAAAAATAATTGCAGTCTTTCGTTGTAATTGTTATAACGCAACGTTCCAGCCGACACGTCACGTCACGCGCTGAACTCGACGTCACCCGGAAGAGAGGAGTGTCGGTGTGTGTGAGGATTGTTTACATTTCCTGCAGCCCTTCAAAATGAATCCTCCGATGATCAACTCGACCAACTCTGTTTCAACGACCAAAAGTAAGAATCCTTTAAGCAGCCGACATGTTTTTTGAAGGTGTAACGGGCAGCACAAACTCGGGATGAGACAAACAGTGCTATAGCTAGGTCAGCTAACTGTTAGCCGCTAACCTTAGCTGCGTTTGTTACAGAGCAGAAATTGCTCAGTAGCTTGGTTTCATTCACTTGTTAAACTGTTGAATCATTCGTCGCTAACTGCCCTGTTTGCACAATAGCACCCTGAACCTTTTGAATGTCGGACAGTGCTATCaagctagcttgctagctaacCCTAAAGTTTTCACCTGTTAGTTGACTTGTAGCATGCAGTGACAGCTAAATGTCCCATGTCAGGCTGATTAGGAAGCGTGAGTAATCTGAGGTTATTGTCTCTGCCACACATGGACATGACTTTACATATCTGAACAAAACATGCCGGATTAGTAGCAGTATCCATGACTGAGTCATGTTACCGATATCGAAGTCTGTTGATAAGTTTTTAAGTAAGTTTTGATCCTTACTGCTGCAGTACATGCACATTTTATtattcagaaaaaacaaaaaacatgagtTAGACTTTATTTTACTGCGTAGTTAGATGTGTGGCAGACACTCTATTCCTAAAACTAAGCTCCTAAGGACAGGTTTATTTATCAGTGTATCTGTCTCTAACTGCACAGATGTTGCAGATTATTTGCTTCTGGTCTGAAagtatatttttcatttcttactGGTGAGATCACTGGGTCTAGAATTAGGAGTCAGTGTGTTGGCATTACCTTATAATTGATGTTGTTTTCCTATAGCCTAACATAACACACATTTAATTACACTCCCTCTTCTTTTGCTTTGTACATGGAGAGATCCTTTGCACAATCGAATCAGTGTTCAGTGGTCTAGTGCATATCCATTAAATGCTTGTCATGAAAGTGTTAACGAACCGTAACCCTGTGCCACCAGCGTCAGCTGTGAAGTGCTTCTCTGtattcagctgtgtttctgtgtttacaggAAAACGAGAAGCTGAGCGCTCGGTTAACTGGACAGTGGAGGAGACTCAGGTGCTGCTGTGCGCTTGGAGCGATGAGCGCGTCCAGAAGAGTCTGGCAGAAAACCTTCGCAACCGCCATGTCTTCAAGCACCTCTCGGCCCGCATGAGCGAAATGGGTTTCTGTCGGAGTCCACACCAGTGTCGGCTTCGGGTCAAAACTCTGAAGGCCAACTACGTGAGAGCCAAACTGCAGAGGAGCGTCGACAGCTCGCAGCCTTGCACTTTTAAGTACTTTGCAGACATGGATGCTGTGTTGGGCCGGAGGTCAGCGGGAGGGGAGGGAGGTTCCTATTTTGTTTCTCCAGAAGGGATGGTGGAGCGCCACCTTGACTCCAttgacaggacaggaagtgtcCTGACAGATTTACATTCTAACTCAGAGATTAGTGGACACCATTTTGGTTCTCCGGGGACGGCAGGAAGACAATGTTTGAGCTCTTTAGAGGAGATAGGAGGCCGTCAGTCTTGGCAGCTGGACTCTGAAGTCAAGTTGGAGGACAGAGAAGATTCAACAGATGAGTTTGAGTTCAGTAATACGCAATTCCCACAGCATGCAGGAGACAGCATCCATCGAGAAAGTGGTATGTGCCATGATTCTCTATACATTGACACATTTTCACCTGCCACGTGGCTGTGAAGGTCTATTTCCTTATGGTCTCCAGCGACACCAAAGGCAGAATAAAAAGTCACCATGTGACTTTATAACTGCACATCaatatttttaaacattttaatcacTCGTGCAGTCTCAGTTTTGTGTATTTGGTGTCAGATAGGACAACAAACTAACTGTCGGCTGTTTTCTGTGCGTACGATAACAACGGTCCTGATTGTCAGCCCTTCACTTTATGCCACCTTGGACACCTTAAAGCCCATTTTGACTTCTTACAGTCACTGTACTTGTTCAAAATCATTCAATTAGTCCATGGACTgactaatcgtttcagctccAAAAATTGTCCTGTGAGTAATAATCTCATACCTGGACTGTTTTATATCCTGTGTCACAGGTACACTTGTGGAAAACAGCATGAGCACTCCTTCTCCACATGTAATACcacctccatctgctgcttctcctcctcctcctacccGATCTGCTACCTCTCCACTCCCTGCACCCCCAGATCCAAGTCCCAACACCCTTCACACTTCTGGCCACACCACCTGCCTGGAACCCGCCCTCAAGCACCTGTCGGAATGCTTCCAGCGGCTGGTGTCGGAGACTCGGGGCCTGCTTGTGCAGCTGGAGAATCAGCGGCAGGAGCAGGCCCGCTGGCATCAGGAGCTCCTAGCCCagtggctgcagagggaggagcgCCGGCAGAGGGAGAcggctgagagagaggagaggagggagaaagctCGCATGGAGCACGAGATCAGAGTCCTGGAGCTCCTCACCAGTCTAGCCAAAGAACATGGGTGTAAATGTCGAGGCAGCCAGACTGTAGCAGAGACACCGACTTGTACAAATCACACCATGAACAAAGGCAGGGATTAGAGTGCACTCACACCAAGGATTTTTCCAATGGTTAATCCAAAGTGTGGAATGTATTCAAGCTCAGGTGGAACCAAATAACAGCACTGATAATGCAAACAGTCTCATTCAGGGCGGCTTGGTTTAGGCCTCAGTGATATGGAGTGAACTTTGAATTCAACCAAATGCAGATAAAGACCCTCAAAATCCAAGAGTTTGTGAGTATTGTATGGTTGTTGACTGAGAACCGGTGGTCAGTGGCGCTCAGAAAGCTAAGAGGAGGAAATTCCAGTTGAAGTGGACATCTGTGAGGGGACTTGTCAGGTGTCAGGTAACTGTACCAAATGTTATGGAATTGTTTCATGcacttttatatatatatatattaaaagacagacattttcaacccagtttctgttttccactggaatctgtttgtcagcaggGTAGTCTTGTGGAACTGATGGAAAATATTACTGCCATTATGCCATGTTAGGAATGTGTATTCCAGTCACGTAAAGAAGTAATACTGATAGCAGAGagacagctgtgacatcacataCACTGTAAACAACTTGACCGTGAGCCTTAGTTCTTGCTTTGTCATCAGTACAGATGTGATTACAAAATCTGCTCTTCAACCAGAAGAGTTTAGTTCCTTCACAGAAGTGTTTATCATCACTCAGGATGTTTGTCCAAGTGTTCATGAGCACGACACTCTGAcctggctgctgcagggcttGCACAAATGGGTCACAACAACTTACTGTGAATTCCTGATGCCTATCTTCGCTGCTCTGTGTTGAAGGTATATGGGGAATGTAGCACAAACATAAAGTCggtgtttatttatttccctGCAGGAACATTTCAAATCCAGGACATCTGCCTGGATGTCTCGCTTGCATAACAGACCTTTACCACAGTTCTGATATGCCAGTCAGGCTTTTTCTCCATCAGAGTAAACATCAGATGTCTTCAGTCACACGGCATGTTAATGAAGCCATGGACATAGTGCTGTAACCTATACTGCTATAAGCTTTATCAGATTAGCTACACAACAGtatctcttttcctcttcctgcaaCGCCCTGTTTTACACTCACACTTATGCAGATCTTACTTATTAAAcctccaggctgctgctgccacatgCTGATTGTTACCTGAATAGACAAACTGGAAATCTTTCACTCAGCAATTCAACACAGGCTGCCCTGAAGGGACAGACTGTGAACGAGCTGATTTGGAAAAGCCCCACTTGCTTCACCTTTAGAAATGCTGAAACCAGACTGTAATCAATACTGAACAGACTGCTACTCTGTTATACAGACGTGTTTGAAACCAGACATGGGAATACTTTAAGGATACGACTGGTGATACtgttttttcttactgtcaacaaatccgatgaaaagaccaaaaccaccACTGAGTTGATCCCACTGACAAGTATCATCTGTCAATCCAGAGCCTGATAAATCTTATCCCTTTatgccacagagcagcagcgagCCACACCTTTGCaatgttccttcattacaatgaacacacacaatctaCACTGCTCTGCTTCCCCAAacactagagcaccaaatgtgtatcattcagccactgaaaatagtccccagcaaatgTAATATTTCCTCCTGCTTGAGTAttatttgctaaaaactacagtgaccaGCTGTTTCATGAAATTACTGAGCCCTTACTAAAAGTGAAACTCCATATTTCTTAGCTGTTTTCGTCTTCAGagtgaacacatgaaaacataggCCTTT from Chaetodon trifascialis isolate fChaTrf1 chromosome 6, fChaTrf1.hap1, whole genome shotgun sequence includes the following:
- the LOC139332794 gene encoding uncharacterized protein, which codes for MNPPMINSTNSVSTTKRKREAERSVNWTVEETQVLLCAWSDERVQKSLAENLRNRHVFKHLSARMSEMGFCRSPHQCRLRVKTLKANYVRAKLQRSVDSSQPCTFKYFADMDAVLGRRSAGGEGGSYFVSPEGMVERHLDSIDRTGSVLTDLHSNSEISGHHFGSPGTAGRQCLSSLEEIGGRQSWQLDSEVKLEDREDSTDEFEFSNTQFPQHAGDSIHRESGTLVENSMSTPSPHVIPPPSAASPPPPTRSATSPLPAPPDPSPNTLHTSGHTTCLEPALKHLSECFQRLVSETRGLLVQLENQRQEQARWHQELLAQWLQREERRQRETAEREERREKARMEHEIRVLELLTSLAKEHGCKCRGSQTVAETPTCTNHTMNKGRD